The genomic DNA TTTGCTCTTTCTTCCTGCCtttcaatttctctttccatttgtttttctttttgttcacttaatttcttcatctgcTTTTCTCTCTTGCTTAAGAAATACTCACCACTTTCAATTTCCAAATCAACCTTTCTAGGCAATTGAGCAGGCGGGAATGGAGTgtatactttcttttcaatatttctgaTCTTCTTAGGCTTCTTTCTAGCCACATTTCTCTTCTTAAACATGGGCAAAAATCTTGACCAATCTTCATTGGCCAGTTCTGGTCTTTTCGccaattctcttttgatcattaattctttgatatGATAGATAGGGTGAACGTTTTTCATACAGTCCTCCACAACTCGACGAACTTCTTTTAAGCCTTTGAAAGGACCCATTGCACTTACCGTGTTACCTTGTACTAGAATATAACACTTGGTTAGAAGTTCTAACGCCTTTAAAGTATTACCGTTTGGACCTACAAGACGCTGTCTTCTCTTTACAAACCTTTCTTTGTTAGTAACGAAATTACCAATTTTAATCACGTCACACGCCATATCGTCTTGCAGGATCTTAACAGCCTGCGGAAAGGGAACAGACCTGGCTAATAGCTTGATCAAGTCTCTGGCCTTCAAGATGATAGCGGGATCGTACGTTTTTCTGGTTGTTTTTACCGTCATGGAACCCTCGACTAAATCTAGAACACACGCTATGTTGTGTTTGTCTAAAGCCCTTGTCACGTCATTCCAGATTGTTTTCAAGTAACTTTCTCTATATTTAGGGAATAATGTCATAAAACTGGATTCTTCAGCAAAAGGCTGGCCGGATGCGTTATCCTCTTCTTTAAACTCCTCTATCTTCCACTTGTCAATATCATCTGTATCCCAGGGCTTATCTCTGTTGTGTGTAGACACCATCGTTTGCTACTTTGGATATTTGTCTCAGCCTTCTGCTACTTTGCTTCTTTGCTAACTTGCAGTAGTTAACCTCATCatctctttatttttgaaaattttcctATCTCATCGctaagaaaaatgaaaatactaaaaaaaattttctcagATGGCAAACTTGGTATAATAAGGTACAATAGCCAAAGACAGTTAGTAAGATAGAAATGGGCAAGAACAGTATGAGAAGGAAAAGTGTGGGCAAGAACGTCGGTGTGGGCAAGAAAGTGCAAAAAAGGAGGTCGATCAGCACTGCTGTGAAGAAGAGAACCAAGCTACAAGTAGAAAAGTTAAACAAAAGTAGCGAGATGATGATACCGACATTGCTACGCGAGACAGGTGCACAAGAACCAGCTAAAAGAAAGACTGAGTCCACTTTGAAAGCTGGGGACCTGATCAAGGACCAGGAAAAGGATTCCAAGGTACGAGAACACAttcaaatggaaaaatcaaaaacaaatgaCAACATGCTGAAGCAGATTGAAATGATATCCGGGTTTTCCTTATAAGGAATAGTGGTGAAAGTTACGtaataatatatacatataaagGGGAATGAAATACTGcattttgtttgtttggTGTTTTCGAATATATGAAGCATCGTCTCATTAAGACTAAACCTTCGAGGATCTGAGGCCTGCGCTAGATCTAAAGATGGCGTCACCCTCAGCGTAGCCTCTTCCCACACCAAATCCAATTCCTAGCCATACAGGGAACGCACGGCGCTTAAAGAATAATACTGAGGTGAAAACACCAACACCAAACCCCATAGCGGTCTTAACTAGCATGTTTGACAGAACAATGTCCCATTTGGTGTCGAGAACCGTGGACACCCCGCTGCCATTCTTGCTGGAATCTTTGGAAGGGGTAACTTTCGCTGGTTGCtgtgcttgtgcttgtTCGGACATGGTATATTTTGCGTGGTTTCGTGCTTATTCGCTCTTATGGCCAACTAAAACTGCCAATTGATAGTATTTTAATGTATGGTATTATCGTTGTTTGAAGCCCtttaaaaggaaaaaacgGGTCAGGGCCACCCGGCGCGAAATAATAGCAGGTGATTGGTCAGAATAGCAAAAGCGCCTGAAACGATAGTATACGGTACTGTTGATGACTTACATTTAGGTTTAGAGTAGTCTACTAACTGCTATAAATTGTTTGATGTTATATTATGCGTTTACTTGGCTATTTTTGTATAGATATGTTGCAATGACTAAAATATCATAGTGAACGAGCGGGACGGCGGTTAAATCACGATATTTCGCCACCTTTTTCATAAGAAAATAGGAAACTTAACAGATAGAAATGGTTGAGCGCTAAGTTCAAAGAGGGAATACTTAGAGATGCGATTGTTGCTGTGCAAGAATTGGTTTACGTCGCCTATCATTTCACCACTACTGTACACCCGCTCTCTATACTCCATGAGTAACGCTACTAGTTTTCCCATTGCTCCTCAGGCCCCGCCCAACTGGACATTCACTCCCAACGATATTAACGGGAAGACCAAGGAAATCATCGACAAAAGCAACAATTTCTACGAATCTATGAGCAATGTCGAAACGCCCACTGTGACCAATTTTGTGGAGCCCTTTATGAAGTTTGAAAACGAATTGGGTCCAATTATTAACCAATTAACTTTCTTACAGCACGTGTCGTCTGATAAAGAGATTAGGGACGCTTCTGTGAACTCTTCAATGAAACTGGACGAGTTAAACATTGATCTGTCGCTGCGCCATGATATATATTTGCAATTTGCGCGCGTATGGCAGGATGCTCAGTCCAAAAGCGATTCTATAGAAAGGGAAACGTTCAAATACATTGAGAAATCTTACAAGGACTATATTCATTCTGGTTTAGAACTGGATGAGTCCAACCGGTTGAAGATTAAGGAtattaaaaagaagatttccGTTAATTCGATCAACTTTTCTAAGAATCTTGGAGAACAAAAGGAATATATTACTTTCACCAAAGAGCAATTGGAAGGTGTGCCCGACTCAGTCTTGGCGCAGTTCGAAACGATCAAATCCGACAAAGATAGAAATGAAACCTTATATAAAGTTACTTTCAAATATCCGGACATTTTCCCTGTGATGAAATTGGCGTCTTCTGCGCAGACCAGAAAGGAAGCGTTCTTGGCAGATCAAAATAAGGTCCCTGAAAATGAAGCTATATTGTTGGACACATTGGAGCTACGTGACAAATTAGCGTCTTTATTGGGCTACGACACGTATGCCAATTATAATCTTTACGATAAAATGGCCAAGGATAGTACCACGGTAATGGActttttgaatgatttgaagGACAAGCTAATTCCACTGGGCAAAAAGGAGCTAGAGTTGTTGCAGGAAATGAAATCTAAGGATGTCAAGAAGCTTAACCAAGATGAGGATCCAAATTACTACATCTGGGATCACCGATACTACGATAATAAATACCTTTTGGAAAACTTCAATGTAgatttagaaaaaatttcagaataCTTTCCTCTAGAAACTACTATTACAGGTATGTTACAAATTTATGAAACATTGTTCAACTTgaaattcattgaaatcaaagacGGTCAAAGTAAATCTGTCTGGCACGATGACGTTAAACAACTGGCTGTCTGGAATATGGACGATCCGAAATCTCCCAAGTTTGTTGGTTGGATTTATTTCGATTTGCACCCTCGTGATGGTAAATATGGTCATGCAGCTAATTTCGGTTTATCCTCATCATTCATGACCAACGACTCCGTAAGATCGTATCCGGTCACTGCTTTGGTTTGTAACTTCTCAAAATCCACGAAGGATAAACCTTCCCTATTGAAGCATAACGAAATAGTAACATTTTTCCACGAATTGGGCCATGGTATCCACGACCTGGTGGGTCAAAACAAGGAGTCAAGATTTAATGGCCCCGGATCTGTCCCATGGGATTTCGTGGAAGCACCTTCTCAAATGTTAGAATTTTGGACTTGGAACAAAAATGAATTAATTGATCTTTCATCGCATTACGAAACAGGCGAAAAAATCCCGGAATCTTTGATCGATTCATTGATCAAAACTAAGCACGTCAATGGTGCTTTGTTCACTCTAAGGCAATTGCATTTTGGATTATTTGATATGAAAGTGCATACTTGTAAAGACTTGCAAAATTTGTCAATTTGTGAAACATGGAATCAATTGAGACAagatatttctttgatttctaaTGGCGGCACTTTATCCAAGGGTTATGATTCTTTCGGACATATCATGTCAGACTCTTACTCTGCCGGCTATTACGGTTATCTATGGGCGGAAGTCTTTGCGACTGATATGTATCATACCAAATTCGCTAAAGATCCCTTGAATACCAAAAATGGTATACAATACCGTGATATCGTGTTAGCCCGTGGTGGTCTTAATGATATTGGTGATGatctaaaaaaattcctaGGCAGAGAACCTTCTAAGGATGCCTTCCTGAAGGAGCTAGGTTtacaaaattgaaaagcatTGGTGTGAAGCATTATATAATTATTCTACAGAGTGTTATTATATTTGATAGTCTTTTGAACAACCTCGTTCCAGGATAAATCAAAACCATTAAGTAGCTCAAATCCTGAAGCAAAGTAGCAGTGATTTGTCTAATCTGATCTCTATACCTTTTCTtaaaattcatcaatttctCCTTCACTAGACCATTCCCCGGCCCATTTAGTCGCTGATCAATTTTAAACTTGACCTTGCACAAATTTATTAGTTTCCATACACACTTAATCACTGAAATCCACGAGTAGCACAGCCAAACCTTTCTTAATACTCCACTTACATACAATTTATCATCCACTACGCCAAGGTTTTCCAACACAGCGAAGAAATCCAGCAGCGAGCTTACACCATTCCAGACATTTATCCATAAATTTTTCCCACTAACTTCAGCAGACTTTTTCTCTGAAACCattcactttcttttcttttcttttcttcctcttttgcTTTTATCTATGCTTTCCTTATTGCTTAAGTTGGGGTCGAACATTAAATTCATTGCCCGcgaattttttgaaagaagcaTCTCTTTTTACTGCAACAAGAACTAATAACTGGCAGAAGGAGAAACACTTGTCTCATGTATCTGCCCTTAAATGCGGTACTGGGAGTACACTTCTCTCTATTTGTCTTACATAAATAATTCCGGGGGATATCTCTTCTTTAGGGGTCCTGTAAGAGAGTAAAACAGCATTAACGAGATAGTGAGgaacagaaaaaagaggCGGTTTTGGGTTGTACAGTCAAACAGTTTAAAGCTTGTTCTACAATTTTGTAGCTTCCTAATGATATGTTTTGCCGCTCGGCATTGTCTTTTCTGTAACCTTGTTTCAAACTTCATCATTTCCGAGTTTCAGCTTGCGACGTTACTTGTTTCAACTTTTTAACAGCAACTTTCTCTCAATAACCATCACATAGGAAAAAGCGCAACAGCAGTTATAAGCAGAAGAGAAGAGACGATATTACTGAATAATGGTATTTCAAGAACTAAGTTATGATCAGGATAGGAGTAGACACAATAATAGTCACTCGCCAGGCCAAAATCAGGAAACAACAGAAATGAAATCTAAACACGTCTCGTTCAAGCCATCTAGAGACTTTCATACAAATGATTACTCGAACAACTACATCCATGGAAATTCTCTACCACAACAGCACGTTACGAATATTGAGAATAGAGTTGATGGTTATCCAAAACTTCAGAAGTTATTTCAGGCAAAGGCTAAACAAATCAATCAATTCGCCACTACGCCCTTTGGTTGTAAGATAGGAATAGACTCCATTGTACCAACGTTGAACCATTGGatacaaaatgaaaacttgaCATTTGATGTAGTGATGATTGGCTGCTTAACAGAAAACCAGTTTATTTACCCAATCTTAACCCAATTACCTTTGGATAAATTAATTTCTAAACCAGGATTTCTCTTCATTTGGGCTAACTCTCAGAAAATCAATGAACTTACTAAACTCTTGAATAACGAAATATGGGCTAAGAAGTTTAGAAGGAGCGAGGAGTTGGTTTTTGTCCCTATAGACAAGAAATCACCATTTTATCCAGGTTTAGACCAAGACGATGAAACGCTGATGGAGAAAATGCAATGGCATTGTTGGATGTGTATCACAGGTACAGTAAGAAGGTCTACAGATGGGCATTTGATTCATTGCAACGTAGATACTGATCTAAGCATTGAGACGAAGGGTACTACCAATGGTGCTGTACCATCACACCTCTATCGTATTGCCGAAAACTTCTCCACCGCTACTAGACGGTTACATATCATCCCCGCAAGAACTGGTTACGAAACACCTGTTAAAGTGAGGCCTGGTTGGGTCATAGTGAGCCCAGATGTTATGTTGGATAACTTTTCACCTAAGAGATATAAAGAGGAAATCGCTAACCTAGGTTCCAATattcctttgaaaaatgaaattgaattGCTAAGACCAAGAAGCCCAGTACAAAAAGTACAATAAAGCACCAGCATATCTCCTTGCTTAGCTCCATTGatataaaagtaaataaataaataaaccataatttttgcatttttctttcactaTAAACTATATTGAAACCAAATTTCTACCAAAATTAAATCAGCGTAACCatgcaaaatcaaaaagtaaacaaaCGAAAGACCACAGTGGATGGGAGTAGTAAACAAACATTATTctaattcttttctctttttttttttttggcttttcGTGTTCTAGCgtgttcattttttcagcCATGTAATTACTTAAATAGGAAGTTTACACGATGCTTGCATAAAAAGCTGGAAGTGCAGCACAAAGAGgaataaaaacatttcCATACTCAtttatttgtttgtttACAGTtaatttgtttgtttgtttgtttgtttgtttttgaagttgTGGTCTTCCTTCAAAGAATTCTTAATAagtaatttttcactttccGGTTTATAATGTTCgaatctttttttacttatttattcatttatttgtttatttgtttatttgtttatttgtttatttgtttatttgttcaattttGTAAATGTTTAGGAAACAAACACTCTTTACAAAATGTTGAAAACTCTTTATTTTAATTGTAGTGTTATCTACAGTCGTAAATCGATGAGATGGTGGCTCCTtgataataaataaacCACAAGTACTCGGTTTTTAGTttactgaagaaaaagaccATGGACAAATttttaaggaaaaaatGTTTAAGAGGAGAGTAAGGGTGTTTGATTAATGACTTGAAAGCATTAGATGACAGTAATgcatcatttttaattattGAGTAATATTTTTGCCAATATATCCAACGATTTTGTGCTTTGATGAGTTCCTTATTCCGACTAGTTATTTTTGTGATTTTCTCTTTAGAGTTTAGGatgaattttcaaaattcttaaTGTTCAGTGCTACCATTTTCACTGAAGCAGTTAATCTGCCTAACGAGTTTACTTTAAATGAACAAAACAAGATTTCACTTACAAAAGTCAAAACCTTAGCTGTACCATTCCATTACTATATTTTACTATACACTACTTACCAAATgtgttttcttcatataATCAAAACATAAAGGTCAAGGCAGGCGCCGTGAACCTCAGGCTTGAACGTTTCATTTTTCGTCTCATTCAAACTGTAGATAAAATAGATCGAAGCGACATTTCAAAGGCattctttatttattgTTTCAACCTGgcgtttttttttttgaacgaATAAGTGATGTTAAATAGAGTGTTTTCCATTTAGGCCctctctatttttttttggttctGTAGTGCAAATTCTATTCTGTTACATTTTTTCTCGTTTGTGAGACTCAAAAGACCAACATCCTAGACCTCTCATACAATTAATTACTCATAATTTTTAAGGCCTACTTGAAATATCTAAGAAACTATTTGGTCAATAATATGGTAAGCGAAGGCTTGCGCCAGGTACACTGAATAGAGACGACAGAAATTGTGTAAGAAGTTAAATGATAATAGTTttgtaaataaataaataaatagtttgaaaaaatccTCACCAAACGGAAGAGCATTAGATATGAAGTAAAACTAGAATGTCAAGATTTTACTAAAGGAAAATCAcgaaaaatttcttgactTTTTTGGGACAGCGTGGAACGTGTAATTACTGTATTAGGAAATTTACATGATTCTTgagaaataatgaaaaatggcCGCGTTCAGAAGTTACAAGCACACCTTTaaacattttttgttctttatcATTAGCAAATGTGCTAGTGTTTGCAAAagtatgcttttttttgcttaGGTGACTACGTTtctgcttttctttttagttttgatttttattttcagttTTGCATATAAAAATCATATTGTAATCcataaataaaaactaCTTAAATAtcaaatattaataattcAACAGAAAACACAGTATATGACTATGGTACAAACAAAAGAATTGCGTCTTTATGTAAAGCGAAGAGAAAGTGAGTTTTCCCAATAACCTACGGCAAAGAATACTACGAAAAATGCAGGCAGAATTTGATACCAGAAGTAGCCAgaagtattttttcaacttacaaaggagaaatagtcaactttatctttttgatGCTGGCCATCTTGGTTTATTTAGTAAGAGAATAAGTATCCTGAAAACAGAAGCAGATATCAGAAgataaattcaaagaaatccCTCAAATTTTTAACTGTCTCAGATCTAATCACGGAAGTCTTGCTACCGAatattcatcatcacttCGTTCAAGTCTCGGTATTGGCACTATATATTTTACCTTAGTTAATAAATTATACACTAGAACAGAACGCCGGGTTatactttttgtttcttttttctcttggaaaatttttttgcgATGCCcattatgaaaaattggcAAATATTGTATAGTCTGTAGTATAAGACAAATTCTTTTGAACTTGTTCTGTTCTAATTAGTGATTAGATTTAAGTCAATCGAGTCAAGTGGCAAGAATGGGTAAGacacaaaagaagaatagtAAGGGTCGTTTAGATAGGTACTATTATCTAGCCAAGGAGAAAGGTTATCGTGCTCGTTCATCCTTTAAgattattcaaattaatgaaaagtaTGGCCATTTTCTAGAGAAATCGAAAGTCGTTATTGATCTGTGTGCTGCTCCTGGTTCGTGGTGTCAAGTTGCATCCAAGCTCTGCCCTATTAACTCTTTGATTATTGGGGTGGATATCGTTCCGATGAAGCCGATGCCCAATGTAATTACTTTCCAAAGTGACATCACCACTGAAGATTGTAGGTCAAAGTTGAGAGGCTATATGAAGACCTGGAAGGCTGATACAGTATTACACGACGGTGCTCCTAACGTCGGTTTGGGTTGGGTTCAAGATGCTTTCACGCAATCTCAGTTAACTTTGCAAGCTTTAAAGTTGGCTGTGGAAAATTTAGTTGTAAATGGTACATTTGTTACTAAGATTTTCAGGTCAAAGGATTATAATAAATTAATTTGggtttttcaacaattgtttgaaaaagttgaagcCACAAAACCACCTGCATCAAGAAATGTTTCTGCAGAAATCTTCGTTGTGTGTAAAGGCTTTAAAGCACCAAAACGATTAGATCCAAGATTGCTGGATCCAAAGgaagtttttgaagaattaccAGATGGGCAACAGAACATGGAGTCCAAAATTTACAatcctgaaaaaaaagttagaAAAAGACAAGGTTATGAGGAAGGGGACAATTTATTATACCATGAAACCTCAATTTTAGATTTTGTGAAGACTGAAGACCCAATAAGCATGCTTGGAGAGATGAATAAGTTCATTATTGATAAGGATGATCATGAATGGAAgatcttgaagaaattgaagcaAACCACGGATGAATTTCATTCTTGTATTGAGGACCTAAAGGTTTTAGGTAAgaaagatttcaaaatgaTTTTAAGATGGAGAAAGATAGCTAGAGAAATCTTGGGTATCGAAGTGAAGGACGAAGCGAAGACTGAAATTGAAGTGGTGCCGTtaacagaagaagagcaGATTGAAAAGGACTTGCAAGGTTTACAGGAGAAACAGCGTCTAAATATCAAGCgtgaaagaagaagaaagaatgaaatgAAGCAAAAGGAACTACAAAGAATGCAAATGAACATGATAACTCCCACCGATATTGGTATTGAAGCCGCAAGTTTGGGTAAAGAGTCGTTattcaatttgaaaactgCAGAAAAGACTGGTATCCTAAACGACTTAGCAAAGGGTAAAAAAAGGATGATTTTCACTGACGATGAATTAGCAAAAGATAACGATATCtacattgatgaaaatattatGATCAAAGATAAGGATTCCGCAGCTGATGCAGATGATTTAGAAAGTGAGTTGAATGCAATGTACAGTGATTATAAAACTAGAAGATCGGAAAGAGATGCTAAGTTCAAAGCCAAACAAGCACGTGGTGGTGACAATGAGGAAGAATGGGTCGGTTTCGATGAAGTAAGTGCAgaaaaaggagaagaagaaaagaataactttattgaagatgtCGAAGGAGATtccgatgatgatgaggcCATCACCAACTTGATCAGTAAATTGAAAGGACAAAATGGAGATCATAAGTTGAGTAGTAAAGCACGTATGATTTTCAATGATCCGATATTTAACAATGTTGAGCCAGATTTACCAACAAGTACCATTAATGATGGTATAATGAGTTCTGAGGCAGTCGGTGATATTTCCAAATTacacaagaaaagaaaacatgaaGAGGTACAACaggaacaagaagaagcgGATTCTTCAGATGAAAGTTCAAGTGATGACTCTGACTTCGAGATTGTAGCAAATGATAATGTATCAGAAGACTTTGATTCTGATTATGATtcagaggaagaaaaaaatcaaacaaagaaggaaaagcaTTCCAGAGATATTGACATCGCCACTGTTGAAGCCATGACCTTAGCACATCAGTTAGCATTGGGTCAGAAGAATAAGCATGATCTTGTCGATGAAGGGTTCAATAGATATACATTCCGTGACACCGAAAATTTGCCAGAATGGTTTTTGGAAGACGAAAAGGAGCATTCCAAGATAAATAAGCCAATTACTAAGGAGGCAGCGATGGCaattaaggaaaaaataaaggcaATGAACGCTCGTCCTATCAAGAAGGTTGCTGAGGCCAaggcaagaaaaagaatgcGTGCTGTGGCTCGTTTGGAGAAGATTAAAAAGAAGGCTGGTTTAATCAACGATGATTCTGACAAGACAGAAAAGGACAAGGCCGAAGAAATCTCTAGGCTGATGCGTAAGGTTACCAAAAAACCACAGACAAGGCCAAAGGTTACTCTGGTTGTTGCCTCAGGTAGGAACAAAGGTTTAGCGGGTAGACCAAAGGGCGTTAAGGGTAAGTATAAGATGGTTGATGGTGTTATGAAAAATGAGCAAAGAGCCTTGAGACGTATCGCAAAGAAGCAtcataagaaaaaatagtaaCTAagcattcttttttccactcttgtataatataaaagataaagaaaagtaataggtatattatatatacatataatTAACCAAATAATCTTAAAAAACGACCTCGGAGAAGCCCTTCATACCTATGCTAGGAGAACAGAAATGCTCAGTCGTGCTATTCCTATTCTAGTTTTACTGGcaactttttcttattatttctACCGATTACCTTAGAGAAAATGTATATGATAGAAATGAGCAAGCACAGTAGCGTTGCGTTTTTGACCTTAGAATAATCATTTGTATTAGGTCTTGGAATGGGCACAAGTAGAGTTGTCGTGTTCAAATGACGAAATGAAGTATCATCGGTGAAGAGGGATTCATATCCTAGGCCTTTTTTATAAAATGGATTACGGGAAACTCTGTCGTCACCTGTATCACAAGCTAATATAACTTCTGGATCAAATGCAACTTTGAATTCATCCCCTTCTTTACCAGAGGGTTCGATATATCTGGAATGCAAGGTCACTTCGTTTACAGTACCCGCTtttaattcaaaaatactCTCTGATCCCCATGCATTATCTCGAAGAGAATATTCTGGTAATTCTAAGTCGTCTTCACCAAAAATTAGTAAGGGTGAGGATTGAAATTTATCGACAAATAGTTCCAGTGGTAATTGCAAGTGCATTAGGTACATACATTGTGGGCGTTCTTCATAATCTGTGAGATCAATTACCACTGTTGGATGCAAACCAATTGGTTGCTTGAGGTAAAGTGGTGTCGTTGCTGTTGAGTGGTTATAGGCAATATGGCCTTGTTTGTACAACaaagaagttttttgaCATTTTTCTAGCTCACCATCTTCCATCCTCCAATTACAACGTACTCCGCCAATATCaacatcattttcatcactGTAATCCACAAAAAACACACCcatttcaagtttttcatcatcCACTTTGCCGATTGTGAATTTTTCACCTTGTTTCAACGGGCGATACTCGAcaatttgaatttgtgAAGGTTCCACTGTTATATCATATGTAAAGTCTTCCGGGTTCCAAACCAAATCTAAATTTAACTCTGGAGGTAAATGCTGCTCTATATCAAACTTTTCACTATGGAACGAATGGTAAACTGGGTtagaaatgaatttttctggTACCTCTGTCGAATTCGAGTAAACCGAAAATCCGGTACTTAGTTCATTCTCAATAACGCTCAAATCTCTAGTCAAATCTTTCCTGGGCCTCCAGGTGATTCTCTTAAAGGATTTATCTATGCTTCTGGTACCTTCTAAAAGCCACCTTTGCTGTA from Saccharomyces mikatae IFO 1815 strain IFO1815 genome assembly, chromosome: 3 includes the following:
- the MIC10 gene encoding Mic10p (similar to Saccharomyces cerevisiae MOS1 (YCL057C-A); ancestral locus Anc_1.8), which produces MSEQAQAQQPAKVTPSKDSSKNGSGVSTVLDTKWDIVLSNMLVKTAMGFGVGVFTSVLFFKRRAFPVWLGIGFGVGRGYAEGDAIFRSSAGLRSSKV
- the KAR4 gene encoding Kar4p (similar to Saccharomyces cerevisiae KAR4 (YCL055W); ancestral locus Anc_1.12), with amino-acid sequence MVFQELSYDQDRSRHNNSHSPGQNQETTEMKSKHVSFKPSRDFHTNDYSNNYIHGNSLPQQHVTNIENRVDGYPKLQKLFQAKAKQINQFATTPFGCKIGIDSIVPTLNHWIQNENLTFDVVMIGCLTENQFIYPILTQLPLDKLISKPGFLFIWANSQKINELTKLLNNEIWAKKFRRSEELVFVPIDKKSPFYPGLDQDDETLMEKMQWHCWMCITGTVRRSTDGHLIHCNVDTDLSIETKGTTNGAVPSHLYRIAENFSTATRRLHIIPARTGYETPVKVRPGWVIVSPDVMLDNFSPKRYKEEIANLGSNIPLKNEIELLRPRSPVQKVQ
- the ADF1 gene encoding Adf1p (similar to Saccharomyces cerevisiae ADF1 (YCL058W-A); ancestral locus Anc_1.7) — encoded protein: MGKNSMRRKSVGKNVGVGKKVQKRRSISTAVKKRTKLQVEKLNKSSEMMIPTLLRETGAQEPAKRKTESTLKAGDLIKDQEKDSKVREHIQMEKSKTNDNMLKQIEMISGFSL
- the PRD1 gene encoding metalloendopeptidase (similar to Saccharomyces cerevisiae PRD1 (YCL057W); ancestral locus Anc_1.9), whose amino-acid sequence is MRLLLCKNWFTSPIISPLLYTRSLYSMSNATSFPIAPQAPPNWTFTPNDINGKTKEIIDKSNNFYESMSNVETPTVTNFVEPFMKFENELGPIINQLTFLQHVSSDKEIRDASVNSSMKLDELNIDLSLRHDIYLQFARVWQDAQSKSDSIERETFKYIEKSYKDYIHSGLELDESNRLKIKDIKKKISVNSINFSKNLGEQKEYITFTKEQLEGVPDSVLAQFETIKSDKDRNETLYKVTFKYPDIFPVMKLASSAQTRKEAFLADQNKVPENEAILLDTLELRDKLASLLGYDTYANYNLYDKMAKDSTTVMDFLNDLKDKLIPLGKKELELLQEMKSKDVKKLNQDEDPNYYIWDHRYYDNKYLLENFNVDLEKISEYFPLETTITGMLQIYETLFNLKFIEIKDGQSKSVWHDDVKQLAVWNMDDPKSPKFVGWIYFDLHPRDGKYGHAANFGLSSSFMTNDSVRSYPVTALVCNFSKSTKDKPSLLKHNEIVTFFHELGHGIHDLVGQNKESRFNGPGSVPWDFVEAPSQMLEFWTWNKNELIDLSSHYETGEKIPESLIDSLIKTKHVNGALFTLRQLHFGLFDMKVHTCKDLQNLSICETWNQLRQDISLISNGGTLSKGYDSFGHIMSDSYSAGYYGYLWAEVFATDMYHTKFAKDPLNTKNGIQYRDIVLARGGLNDIGDDLKKFLGREPSKDAFLKELGLQN
- the PEX34 gene encoding Pex34p (similar to Saccharomyces cerevisiae PEX34 (YCL056C); ancestral locus Anc_1.10), giving the protein MVSEKKSAEVSGKNLWINVWNGVSSLLDFFAVLENLGVVDDKLYVSGVLRKVWLCYSWISVIKCVWKLINLCKVKFKIDQRLNGPGNGLVKEKLMNFKKRYRDQIRQITATLLQDLSYLMVLIYPGTRLFKRLSNIITLCRIII
- the KRR1 gene encoding ribosome biosynthesis protein KRR1 (similar to Saccharomyces cerevisiae KRR1 (YCL059C); ancestral locus Anc_1.6), whose protein sequence is MVSTHNRDKPWDTDDIDKWKIEEFKEEDNASGQPFAEESSFMTLFPKYRESYLKTIWNDVTRALDKHNIACVLDLVEGSMTVKTTRKTYDPAIILKARDLIKLLARSVPFPQAVKILQDDMACDVIKIGNFVTNKERFVKRRQRLVGPNGNTLKALELLTKCYILVQGNTVSAMGPFKGLKEVRRVVEDCMKNVHPIYHIKELMIKRELAKRPELANEDWSRFLPMFKKRNVARKKPKKIRNIEKKVYTPFPPAQLPRKVDLEIESGEYFLSKREKQMKKLSEQKEKQMEREIERQEERAKDFIAPEEETYKPNQN